The following is a genomic window from Spirochaeta cellobiosiphila DSM 17781.
ATTTTACTAAAATTAGAATCTTTTAATCCCATGAGTAGTGTGAAGGATCGTATCGGTTTAGCAATGATAGAGGATGCAGAATCCAAAGTTTTGTTAAAGCCCCATTCGGTTATCGTTGAAGCAACAAGTGGTAATACTGGTATTGCTCTGGCTTTCGTAGGTGCTGCAAAAGGTTATCAAGTAATCTTGACCATGCCGGATACCATGAGTATGGAAAGAAGAAAACTTCTCAAAGCCTTAGGGGCTCGCCTGGAATTAACACCAGGTAGTGGCGGAATGAAGGCTGCTGTAGAAAAAGCGAACGAATTAGTTGCTACTTTACCTAATGCATATATGCCTAGTCAATTCGATAATCCTGCTAATCCCACAGCACATTACAATACGACAGCTGAAGAAATCCTTTCAGATACAAATGGTAAAGTGGATATTTTGGTTGCTGGTGTTGGAACTGGAGGTACCCTATCAGGTATTGGTCGTAAACTCAGAGAAAAGAATCCAGATGTAAAGATTATTGCAGTAGAACCTATTGAATCACCTGTTATATCAGGAGGTGATCCCGGGGCTCATAAAATACAGGGAATAGGAGCAGGCTTTATTCCTAAAAACTTAGATCTCGACTTGCTTGATGAGATCATCAAAGTAAACAGTGCAGATGCCGGATCAGTAAGTAGAAGACTGGCTAAAGAAGAAGGTATTCTGGTTGGTATATCCGCTGGAGGTAATGCTTGGGCTGCCCTTGAATTGGCCAAAAGACCAGAGAACAAGGGTAAAACCATAGTCACCATTGGTTGTGACTCAGGGGAAAGATATTTAAGTACTTGGCTATTTGATGAATAACATTATTAGGGAGAAACATTATGTCAGATTATAAGTTTGAAACATTAGCCCTCCATGCTGGGCAAAATCGTCAGGAATCAGAACGTTCTAGAGCCGTTCCTATTTATAGAACAACTAGTTATTTATTCAAAGATACCACTCAAGCAGCAAACTTGTTTGGACTAAAAGAATTGGGAAGTATCTACACACGTTTACAGAACCCAACCCAGAATATACTGGAAGAACGAGTTGCTGCCTTAGAAGGAGGGGCTGCTGCTTTAGCTGTTGCCTCTGGTACATCAGCGATATTTTATTCCATTATCAACCTCGCAAAGAATGGTGATGAGATCGTAGCAGCCAACAACCTCTATGGAGGAACATTTTCTATGTTCCATGACATTCTTCCTAATTATGGTATTACTGTTCGCTTTGTTGATCCTAATAACCTGGAACAACTGGAAGCCTCCATCAATGATAAGACAAGAGCTGTTTATGGAGAAACTATCGGGAACCCGGCACTAGAGGTTCTTGATGTCAAAGCAGTGGCTGATGTAGCACATAAGCATGGATTACCTTTGATTGTTGACTCTACATTTACCACTCCTTACTTATTAAGACCTATCGAATACGGTGCTGATGTTGTTGTTCACTCCCTTACAAAATGGATCGGAGGACATGGTACCTCTATTGGTGGTATCGTTGTAGATTCTGGTAAGTTTGATTGGAAACAAGATCGTTTTGACTTATTCAATAAACCTGATTCTGGATACCATGGTTTAAAGTTTGCCCATGATCTACCTGAACCATTAGCTCCTATTGCCTATGCCTTGCGTATGAGATTAATTCCTTTACGTAATCTTGGGGCTGCTATTAGTCCTGACCATGCCTGGGCCTTCCTGCAAGGTTTAGAGACTCTTCACCTTCGAATGGAAAGACATTCTGAAAACGGACTAAAAGTGGCCAAGTATTTGAAGAACCATCCTCAAGTAGAATGGGTACGTTATCCTGGATTAGAAGATGATCCTTCCCATGCCATTGCATCCAAATACCTTAAGAAAGGTTTTGGTGGAATGGTTGTCTTTGGAATCAAAGGGGGCGCTGAAGCGGGTGCTAAATTCATTAATAGTCTGGAATTATTCAGTCATGTAGCTAATGTGGGAGATGCTAAATCCTTAGCTATTCACCCTGCTAGTACGACCCATTCTCAGTTATCTGAAGAGGATCTTACTTCTGGTGGAATTACTCCTAATTTGGTTCGTCTAAGTATTGGTTTGGAACATATCGATGATATTGTGGCAGATATAGAACAGGCTTTTAAAGCTTAATTTTTCTATTACAAAAACAGGGCTGCTTTGTTAAGCGGCCTTTTTTATATTTGTTTCGTTATTCTAGCTTAGTAAGAATAATAGAAATACGAGATAAAGCATTCTTTGATAAAATGAACTTTCAATATAGGCTTACTTATTCTAGGGTTATCCATAAGATTTCCCCTAAAATGATGATCTCTGGTGAAAATATTTCATACTAGTGCAATCAGGAAGGCTTAGAGTATATTAGAGTCTTTTACGGCCTGTAATACCATGGAGTATCCTGTTTTAAAGTAGGACACAATGTAAGATGGATGATGGTATCCTCAATACTAAGGAACTATGACTAGCTTTCCCTTGGGGAAACCTGTCTGTTCCAGTTCAGCGAAAGCAGAAATTCCTTCATTAAGAGATACGATTCGACCGATTTTAGGGCGTATTTGCCCTTTCCTCATGGCCTCACTCAACCCATTCAAACATGACCTACTTGGTTTTCCAAAGACAATGTGATGATGAGAGGAAAATAAGCTTATCAACATTTTGGAAAGGGTAGGAACAATGTGAAGAGATTTTCCTTTTTTTACGAGCATTGCTTTGCATTGTTTAAAGGATAAAGCACCAGCTGTATCAAAAACAATGTCAAAACACTTCCTATAGGGAGTCACTTGGAAGGATCGGTAATCTACTACTTCATCCACACCGAGGGCAAGAGCTTCTTCACGTCCAGAACCACTACAACTCCCTATGATTCTTGCTCCTTGTATTTTGGCAATTTGAACAGCAGAACGACCAACACTTCCTAAACAACCATTAATAAAAATGGTATGATTTTTCGTTAATTTTGCCATGCCGATTAACGCACTCCATGCTGTTACGCTTACAAGACTCAATGCTGCTGCCTCTTCAAAAGAGCGGGAAGCGGGTTTCATACCAACATAATCTTCTTTGGCTATTGTGTACTCTGCAAAGGTTCCGGCTTGCTTAATATCTGTGACACCAAAGACTTCATCCCCTACATTAATCTTCTTTACTGCTGGTCCAATTGCTTCAACAACTCCCGCAAAATCATGACCTAGTCCTCTGGGAAAGCTAAATCCTGAAATAGGTTTCATCTCCCCCCGACGGATCTTCCAATCCATAGGATTAACTGATGCTGCTTTAACTTTTACAAGAATATTCCCTTGTCCCACTTTTGGTATTTTTACTTCATCAAGTTGAAGTTCCTCTAGTGAGCCATATTGAAAATATTGTATACGTTTCATCATCCTAGTAATACCCAAACAAAAAAAGCTCCCATTATAGCTTCAGATATAACAGAAGTTAAGATACTTGCTTTTGCCTTTTTGCTTAGAAATTCAAAAAGTCCTAAACCAGAGAGCAAAAAGATCATTACACTTAGGGCTAGGCAAACAGCAGTGCGGAGATCCGATGGTTCTGCTGTACGGCTTAGGAAAAATAGAAGTGCCAATCCGAAATAAATACCACCAATTCGCCTACACAGAACAAGGGCTCCCCTCGTCACATCAAAACCCCATTCTTTTAGGATTGAACTGCCTGCAAAAAGGAATCGAAGTCCTAGAACAGTAGCAGCGCATGTCATAATAATCGCTAAAATGTAAAAAGTCATATTGTCTCCTTTATATATTGTATGTCAGTTGCTGACATCATAAAAGTATGATAAAGTTTAAGTCATGTCAATGACTGTCATTAGGAATATGAGAAAATGAGTAGATGGGAACCAGATGGAAAAGGCCGGCTGGCTCAAGCAGCATTAAAATTATACCAGGAACAAGGTTATGAGCAGACGACTGTTACGGAAATAGCTGAAAGGGCAGGACTAACGGAGAGAACTTTTTTCCGTCATTTTCAAGATAAACGGGAAGTATTGTTTGGTCTTCAAGATGAACTTCTCAATATATGTTTGAAGGAGATAGACTTAGCTCCCAAAGAAATCACACCTATAGAACTGATTATGTTAGCACTTGAATCGCTAATACCATTTCTTCAAGAGCAGAATGAGATTATCAAACAGAGGCAGGTAGTGATAGCTGCAAATCCTCCACTCCAAGAGCGAGATTTGCTTAAACTTGAGAAATTCGCCTCTGCCCTGGCTGCTGCACTTATGGATCGAGGCTTAACTGCTTTAGTCGCAAATCTTGCGGCAAGT
Proteins encoded in this region:
- a CDS encoding NADP-dependent oxidoreductase translates to MKRIQYFQYGSLEELQLDEVKIPKVGQGNILVKVKAASVNPMDWKIRRGEMKPISGFSFPRGLGHDFAGVVEAIGPAVKKINVGDEVFGVTDIKQAGTFAEYTIAKEDYVGMKPASRSFEEAAALSLVSVTAWSALIGMAKLTKNHTIFINGCLGSVGRSAVQIAKIQGARIIGSCSGSGREEALALGVDEVVDYRSFQVTPYRKCFDIVFDTAGALSFKQCKAMLVKKGKSLHIVPTLSKMLISLFSSHHHIVFGKPSRSCLNGLSEAMRKGQIRPKIGRIVSLNEGISAFAELEQTGFPKGKLVIVP
- a CDS encoding O-acetylhomoserine aminocarboxypropyltransferase/cysteine synthase family protein, whose protein sequence is MSDYKFETLALHAGQNRQESERSRAVPIYRTTSYLFKDTTQAANLFGLKELGSIYTRLQNPTQNILEERVAALEGGAAALAVASGTSAIFYSIINLAKNGDEIVAANNLYGGTFSMFHDILPNYGITVRFVDPNNLEQLEASINDKTRAVYGETIGNPALEVLDVKAVADVAHKHGLPLIVDSTFTTPYLLRPIEYGADVVVHSLTKWIGGHGTSIGGIVVDSGKFDWKQDRFDLFNKPDSGYHGLKFAHDLPEPLAPIAYALRMRLIPLRNLGAAISPDHAWAFLQGLETLHLRMERHSENGLKVAKYLKNHPQVEWVRYPGLEDDPSHAIASKYLKKGFGGMVVFGIKGGAEAGAKFINSLELFSHVANVGDAKSLAIHPASTTHSQLSEEDLTSGGITPNLVRLSIGLEHIDDIVADIEQAFKA
- a CDS encoding TetR/AcrR family transcriptional regulator, giving the protein MSRWEPDGKGRLAQAALKLYQEQGYEQTTVTEIAERAGLTERTFFRHFQDKREVLFGLQDELLNICLKEIDLAPKEITPIELIMLALESLIPFLQEQNEIIKQRQVVIAANPPLQERDLLKLEKFASALAAALMDRGLTALVANLAASTGIMIFKSAYNRWIFEEEDTELSKLIQEAFDELNYILLKKHTSSH
- the cysK gene encoding cysteine synthase A; protein product: MAYYESITQLVGNTPLVKLNRLTKDVDADILLKLESFNPMSSVKDRIGLAMIEDAESKVLLKPHSVIVEATSGNTGIALAFVGAAKGYQVILTMPDTMSMERRKLLKALGARLELTPGSGGMKAAVEKANELVATLPNAYMPSQFDNPANPTAHYNTTAEEILSDTNGKVDILVAGVGTGGTLSGIGRKLREKNPDVKIIAVEPIESPVISGGDPGAHKIQGIGAGFIPKNLDLDLLDEIIKVNSADAGSVSRRLAKEEGILVGISAGGNAWAALELAKRPENKGKTIVTIGCDSGERYLSTWLFDE